One genomic region from Maridesulfovibrio frigidus DSM 17176 encodes:
- a CDS encoding alpha/beta fold hydrolase — MGRRLLLPAIFILLLCFAGCGLNNNICSAPNVGALSYSTVQVADAELAYRVVGEGEPLLLIMGFGGTMDLWDVDMVRELAKNNQVIMFDNPGMGGSTAGTDKITITSMAGYSAGLLSALGYEKAHIFGWSMGSLIAQEMALNYPEKVNKLILMGTACDNEPVAKITKELLAMDTEELLTHFFPKAWLDKHPDALSKLPHPKNSPNVEVIKAQGEAMINWPGTCDRLEVLQNDTLIISGMQDDILDETLSLELVQKVQGAWLVRFKNAAHWLMYQAPVSLARTITTFLAVREDMLAR; from the coding sequence ATGGGGCGCCGTTTATTATTGCCAGCTATCTTTATTCTTCTATTATGCTTTGCCGGATGCGGCCTTAACAACAATATTTGCAGTGCACCGAATGTTGGCGCGTTGTCTTATTCCACTGTGCAGGTTGCGGATGCTGAGCTTGCTTACCGTGTGGTTGGGGAAGGCGAACCGCTGCTTTTAATAATGGGTTTCGGTGGAACCATGGATTTATGGGATGTTGATATGGTCCGCGAGCTTGCGAAAAATAATCAGGTTATAATGTTTGATAATCCCGGCATGGGCGGGTCTACCGCCGGAACGGACAAGATAACCATAACCAGTATGGCAGGCTATAGCGCGGGACTTTTAAGTGCGCTCGGCTATGAGAAGGCGCATATTTTCGGCTGGTCTATGGGGAGCCTTATCGCACAGGAGATGGCTTTAAATTATCCAGAAAAGGTAAATAAACTAATATTGATGGGTACGGCGTGCGATAATGAGCCGGTAGCAAAGATTACGAAAGAACTGCTGGCTATGGATACGGAGGAACTGCTTACTCATTTTTTCCCGAAAGCTTGGCTGGATAAGCATCCTGATGCTTTGTCCAAGTTGCCCCATCCGAAAAATTCTCCGAACGTAGAAGTTATCAAAGCGCAAGGAGAGGCCATGATCAATTGGCCCGGTACATGCGACCGCCTTGAAGTATTGCAAAATGATACATTGATTATTTCAGGGATGCAGGATGATATTTTGGATGAAACACTCAGCCTTGAGCTTGTTCAAAAAGTTCAAGGTGCATGGCTGGTCCGTTTCAAAAACGCGGCCCACTGGCTGATGTATCAAGCCCCTGTGTCCCTCGCGCGGACCATTACCACGTTCCTAGCTGTGCGCGAAGATATGCTTGCGCGCTAG
- a CDS encoding FAD-dependent oxidoreductase, whose amino-acid sequence MSALTAEEKYSNFIPDESRKYLGKLFSEFDKVVTIEVFTQKGPHDEYNEFTLNLCRALDILTDKIELFEYSLDTDMARKRGVDSTPTVLISPDLYDIRFLGAPAGEEGRALVESLNLASKGADNIADTTKEILSKLDSDRQIKVFSSPSCPYCPGQAINAFKAAVANPDKISAWCISTTENSALAEEYNVGSVPHTNFNNEVSFIGMEAENKFMMQLLFLKPLDDILEEQSAKNGKSDEEKDKTLMDLVIIGAGPAGMSAGIYAKRSGLSCVVLDKQGVGGQIALTPKVENYPGFPGINGFELVEILSSHAREYTEIKQFAEVQSITYGERIKIVTDENTYLAKGVLLATGVKVRMLGVTGEDKFYGHGVSYCATCDGNFYRGGKVLVIGGGNTALTDALHLKHLGVDTTIVHRGATFRAEQVLQDSVKREGIKIIWNSIVTEVLGDDQVVAARIKNTKENTESDVEADALFVAIGQTPNTDLAEKLGVELHDDGFIKVDITQRTNVERVYAAGDVTGGVRQIITATGQGAAAALTAFEDFNRFYTDEAKTVKNIW is encoded by the coding sequence ATGAGCGCACTTACAGCAGAAGAAAAATACAGCAATTTTATTCCTGACGAGAGCCGTAAATACCTTGGAAAACTCTTTTCAGAGTTCGACAAGGTTGTCACTATTGAAGTTTTCACTCAAAAAGGACCTCATGACGAGTACAATGAATTTACGCTGAATCTTTGCCGTGCCCTTGACATACTCACTGATAAAATCGAACTTTTTGAATATTCTCTTGATACCGATATGGCTCGAAAACGCGGAGTGGACTCCACCCCCACTGTACTGATCTCACCGGACTTATACGATATCCGCTTTCTGGGAGCACCGGCAGGCGAAGAAGGCAGAGCCCTTGTAGAATCGCTTAATCTGGCTTCAAAGGGAGCAGACAACATTGCGGACACTACAAAAGAAATTTTAAGCAAACTTGATTCTGACAGACAGATCAAAGTCTTTTCCAGTCCTAGCTGCCCATACTGTCCAGGGCAGGCAATCAATGCATTTAAAGCTGCGGTAGCCAATCCTGATAAAATTTCTGCATGGTGTATTTCCACAACGGAAAATTCAGCACTTGCAGAAGAGTACAACGTAGGCTCTGTCCCTCATACTAATTTCAATAATGAAGTGTCCTTCATCGGCATGGAAGCCGAAAACAAGTTCATGATGCAACTGCTTTTCCTTAAACCACTGGATGATATTCTTGAAGAGCAAAGTGCAAAGAACGGAAAAAGCGATGAAGAAAAAGATAAAACTCTAATGGATCTCGTAATTATCGGGGCTGGACCTGCCGGAATGAGTGCGGGTATTTACGCAAAACGGAGCGGCCTGAGTTGTGTAGTTCTAGACAAACAGGGCGTTGGCGGACAAATAGCCTTGACTCCTAAAGTCGAAAACTATCCCGGCTTCCCCGGCATTAACGGTTTTGAGTTGGTTGAAATTCTTAGCTCTCATGCACGCGAATACACCGAAATAAAACAGTTCGCAGAAGTTCAGAGCATAACATATGGCGAGCGCATTAAAATTGTAACGGACGAAAACACATACCTAGCAAAAGGCGTGTTGCTCGCAACGGGTGTTAAAGTCCGCATGCTTGGTGTTACCGGTGAAGATAAATTTTACGGACACGGCGTCAGCTACTGCGCCACCTGCGATGGTAATTTCTATCGAGGAGGAAAAGTTCTCGTTATCGGAGGGGGAAACACAGCCTTGACCGATGCTCTCCACCTCAAGCACCTTGGGGTCGACACTACTATAGTCCATCGCGGCGCCACATTCAGGGCCGAACAGGTCCTGCAAGATTCCGTTAAACGCGAAGGAATCAAAATCATCTGGAATTCTATTGTCACTGAAGTTTTGGGCGATGATCAAGTCGTAGCGGCACGGATTAAAAACACCAAAGAAAACACTGAATCCGACGTAGAAGCTGACGCGCTTTTCGTTGCCATAGGGCAAACTCCAAACACCGATCTTGCTGAAAAACTCGGAGTAGAATTGCACGATGACGGATTCATCAAAGTCGACATCACACAAAGAACCAACGTTGAAAGAGTCTACGCAGCCGGCGACGTAACAGGGGGAGTAAGGCAGATTATCACCGCGACAGGTCAAGGCGCAGCCGCGGCTCTAACTGCGTTTGAAGATTTCAACCGTTTCTACACCGATGAAGCAAAAACTGTTAAAAATATTTGGTAA
- a CDS encoding elongator complex protein 3 yields the protein MSSLIFKHPEPSRPKTRIWPIFMPFMGCPSRCVYCSQEKQTGSTAKALNQIYQNFKDDIPAFFADSNRQPLEVAFFGGTFTALPMEWQVRFVSLAQQFKDEGLITKVRCSTRPDCISYDHLMMLKDSGLDMVELGIQSFSARTLKRSARNYSPETARMACETVKRAGLSLGIQLLPGLPGSTRGNFLRDVSETIELRPDAVRVYPCLTVKGTALEKLFNAGKYHPWSLSRTEEELSFALLRFWNHKIQVIRLGVASEEGFEENIVAGPVHPALGQLIRSKALYLFIRSRLPLIDSKITRVTVPSKYSGEFWGHKGVLKNLYSCVNITPEIVRFSKGRQFELHS from the coding sequence ATGAGCTCCCTCATCTTCAAACATCCTGAGCCAAGCAGGCCGAAAACCCGCATCTGGCCTATATTTATGCCATTTATGGGTTGCCCTTCGCGCTGCGTATATTGCTCACAGGAGAAACAGACAGGAAGCACTGCTAAAGCCTTAAACCAAATATATCAGAATTTTAAAGATGATATTCCCGCTTTTTTTGCTGATTCAAACCGTCAGCCCCTCGAAGTTGCGTTTTTCGGAGGAACTTTTACAGCACTTCCCATGGAATGGCAGGTCCGTTTCGTGAGCCTAGCGCAACAATTCAAAGACGAAGGACTCATCACAAAGGTACGATGCTCCACCAGACCAGACTGCATATCCTATGATCATTTAATGATGCTCAAGGATTCAGGGTTGGACATGGTTGAGCTTGGCATTCAGAGCTTTTCAGCGCGGACCTTAAAAAGATCGGCCCGCAACTATTCCCCTGAAACAGCTCGCATGGCCTGTGAAACAGTTAAGCGCGCAGGCCTTTCCTTAGGCATACAGCTTTTACCAGGACTACCGGGTTCCACAAGGGGAAACTTTCTGCGCGATGTAAGCGAAACCATCGAGCTTAGGCCTGACGCAGTCCGGGTCTACCCCTGCCTCACAGTTAAAGGGACAGCTCTTGAAAAATTATTTAACGCAGGAAAATATCATCCATGGTCATTATCCAGAACCGAAGAAGAGTTATCTTTTGCGCTCCTGAGATTTTGGAACCATAAAATCCAAGTCATCAGACTTGGCGTTGCCTCCGAAGAAGGATTTGAAGAAAATATTGTTGCAGGCCCCGTTCACCCTGCTCTTGGACAGCTAATCCGATCCAAAGCCCTATACCTTTTTATACGTTCAAGGCTGCCGCTAATAGACTCTAAGATTACAAGAGTGACGGTTCCTTCTAAATATTCGGGCGAGTTCTGGGGCCATAAAGGGGTTCTGAAGAATCTATACTCTTGCGTAAACATCACACCAGAAATAGTTCGCTTCAGCAAAGGACGACAATTCGAATTACATTCTTAG
- a CDS encoding HIT family protein, whose product MNNKDCIFCKIVAGEIPCFKIYETENVLSFLDIGPVNKGHALIIPKSHYENIWDMPADLGKDIITAAQLAGDAIVKATGADGMNLLMNNNSAAGQLVFHAHFHLIPRFTGDGLKHWGQMEYDDMDEALALAQKIERMIT is encoded by the coding sequence ATGAACAATAAAGATTGTATTTTTTGTAAAATTGTAGCGGGAGAAATTCCGTGTTTCAAGATTTACGAAACAGAAAATGTACTCAGTTTTTTAGATATCGGTCCCGTGAATAAGGGGCATGCGCTAATTATACCTAAATCTCATTATGAGAATATATGGGATATGCCGGCGGATTTAGGCAAGGACATTATTACGGCTGCACAGTTGGCAGGAGATGCAATTGTCAAAGCAACTGGAGCAGATGGAATGAATCTGCTTATGAACAATAACAGTGCCGCAGGCCAGCTTGTATTTCATGCCCATTTTCATCTGATTCCCCGTTTTACGGGTGATGGATTGAAACATTGGGGCCAGATGGAGTACGATGATATGGATGAAGCTCTTGCACTTGCTCAAAAGATAGAAAGAATGATAACGTGA
- a CDS encoding integration host factor subunit alpha: MPNGNTLTKASVVDYIYEKTDRNRAEIKDLVESILDIMKQAIKSDHAMLVSGFGKFEAYDKNARKGRNPQTNESITLPARKVVVFRLSRKFRSELN, translated from the coding sequence ATGCCTAACGGGAATACTCTTACTAAAGCCAGTGTAGTTGATTACATCTATGAAAAAACCGACAGAAATAGAGCGGAAATCAAAGATTTAGTCGAAAGCATTCTGGACATCATGAAACAGGCCATTAAAAGTGACCATGCTATGCTTGTCAGTGGCTTTGGTAAATTTGAAGCTTATGATAAAAATGCAAGAAAGGGGCGTAACCCTCAGACAAATGAATCAATTACATTGCCTGCACGCAAGGTTGTTGTTTTCAGACTTTCTAGAAAGTTCAGATCAGAGCTTAATTAA
- a CDS encoding septal ring lytic transglycosylase RlpA family protein codes for MNKIIIFFSMLLLLATAGCGKTVIHSSRPVTQPTISQKDTPDRIKPVLKIDPYTIDGRTYIPHLSAKGYKAEGLASWYGDDFHGRTTANGETYDMYAMTAAHRTLPMGTMVEVTERASGNKVIVRINDRGPFADPDMRIIDLSYTAAKDLGIATKGITRVELRTIDDVNVEPVTSAEIVATTAAPETSAVVAETLRAEPEAEDTMITETATTEYGYFVQVGSFSEPERAESILESLRRSGYSESRMEEVSVNGAKYLRVQAGSFSSLIAAEEAVNDLGTEFPDTFIVAE; via the coding sequence GTGAACAAAATAATTATCTTCTTTTCCATGCTTTTACTTCTCGCTACAGCAGGCTGTGGCAAAACCGTCATCCACTCATCGCGCCCTGTTACCCAGCCTACAATTTCACAGAAAGACACTCCTGACAGAATAAAGCCGGTATTGAAAATAGACCCGTATACTATTGACGGCAGAACTTACATTCCGCATCTCAGCGCTAAAGGGTACAAAGCGGAAGGGCTGGCTTCATGGTACGGAGACGACTTCCACGGTAGAACCACCGCAAATGGTGAGACATATGACATGTACGCAATGACAGCCGCACATAGAACCCTACCCATGGGAACCATGGTGGAGGTTACGGAGCGTGCAAGCGGCAACAAAGTAATCGTGCGTATTAATGATCGCGGACCATTTGCTGATCCTGACATGAGAATTATCGACCTGTCATACACAGCCGCAAAAGATCTGGGCATCGCCACAAAGGGCATAACCCGCGTTGAACTGCGCACTATTGATGACGTTAACGTCGAACCAGTTACATCCGCCGAAATTGTTGCAACAACCGCCGCACCTGAAACATCTGCAGTAGTTGCAGAGACCCTCAGAGCTGAACCGGAAGCTGAAGATACCATGATTACGGAAACGGCGACCACCGAGTATGGTTATTTCGTTCAAGTTGGTTCATTCAGTGAACCTGAACGTGCAGAATCCATTCTGGAATCTCTTCGTAGAAGCGGATATAGTGAATCAAGAATGGAAGAAGTGAGTGTGAATGGCGCAAAATACCTAAGGGTTCAAGCTGGATCTTTCAGCTCCCTTATCGCGGCAGAAGAAGCTGTCAACGATCTTGGAACAGAGTTCCCGGACACCTTCATTGTAGCAGAATAG
- a CDS encoding cyclic nucleotide-binding domain-containing protein produces MTDTWKSIPMFDGLNSEELSHVRDIFTKVAVRAGTHIISEGEEGDEMFILIDGKVKISKAMLIKGMSLPLSEVKNPRKVLANLDDTTFPVFGEIALIDNDQRSATVTVVEDSDFLITNRDKFFDLIQKHPVTGNKLLLKIGKRLSATVRRNNGELVKLTTALALALSRSS; encoded by the coding sequence ATGACTGACACCTGGAAATCCATACCGATGTTTGACGGCCTAAATAGCGAAGAGCTGTCTCATGTCCGCGATATCTTTACAAAAGTTGCGGTCAGGGCAGGCACGCACATTATTTCAGAAGGAGAAGAAGGGGATGAAATGTTCATCCTTATTGATGGCAAGGTTAAAATTTCGAAAGCGATGCTCATTAAGGGAATGAGTCTCCCTTTATCCGAAGTAAAAAATCCGCGCAAAGTTCTTGCAAATTTGGATGACACGACCTTTCCAGTTTTCGGAGAAATTGCACTCATTGATAATGATCAAAGGTCCGCAACTGTCACAGTCGTCGAAGACTCAGACTTTCTGATTACAAACAGAGATAAATTTTTTGACCTAATTCAAAAACACCCCGTAACAGGCAATAAGCTCCTTCTGAAAATCGGAAAGCGTTTATCTGCAACGGTAAGAAGAAACAATGGAGAACTGGTCAAACTAACCACTGCTCTTGCCCTCGCCCTATCCCGATCTTCCTAA
- a CDS encoding ion channel — translation MMNFIAWLKTGFGKLVLATAGLLLLSTFGFYWLELNEGSNGGISNAFWWSIVTLTTVGYGDLVPATVPGRILGALVMISGIGLVTSLTGNMASMLVEQKAKKRKGLLTVKISDHVIILGWNDYAYGLVESLLKQTLIKTFNLVIVCEVTEQQRDEIAFKLELGDKLHFVHGSICKASVIARANPEFAKTVYVLCQDNLESKEADQQAIYAVLALRTMSPKVPIYAEIAKYENKEHLRRAGANEILVRGEISARMMGMMGINPSILSFFRNLLGIGNTGRLTFKPCSAEDKLKNWGELCLKTRQSEGTLPVAACKLGKNISLQDVMDESSALDQFIMELFENSGHPTALGLQGPEVKMNPPDSEPMAQYDALLIISAEGEADHD, via the coding sequence ATGATGAACTTTATTGCATGGCTTAAAACTGGGTTCGGAAAACTCGTGCTTGCCACAGCAGGCTTGCTCCTGCTCAGCACGTTTGGATTTTACTGGCTTGAGCTAAATGAAGGCTCGAACGGTGGAATTTCCAATGCTTTCTGGTGGTCCATAGTTACTCTCACAACCGTAGGCTACGGAGACCTTGTTCCCGCAACTGTTCCCGGCAGAATTCTTGGTGCTTTAGTTATGATATCCGGCATTGGCCTTGTCACATCGCTAACTGGTAACATGGCTTCCATGCTGGTTGAGCAGAAAGCTAAAAAACGCAAGGGGCTTTTAACAGTGAAAATCAGCGATCATGTCATAATACTGGGCTGGAATGACTACGCTTACGGGCTGGTTGAATCATTATTAAAACAAACTTTGATAAAAACATTTAACCTCGTAATCGTTTGTGAAGTAACCGAGCAGCAACGCGATGAGATCGCCTTCAAACTGGAACTTGGCGATAAGCTGCATTTCGTTCACGGCTCCATCTGCAAGGCCAGCGTCATAGCAAGGGCCAACCCGGAATTTGCGAAAACAGTTTATGTTCTTTGTCAGGACAATCTCGAAAGCAAAGAAGCTGACCAACAAGCGATATACGCCGTTCTTGCTTTGCGAACCATGTCACCAAAAGTTCCCATTTATGCAGAAATTGCCAAATACGAAAATAAAGAACATCTGCGCAGAGCAGGCGCAAATGAAATACTTGTACGTGGAGAAATCTCAGCTCGTATGATGGGGATGATGGGAATTAATCCATCAATACTATCTTTCTTCCGCAATCTCCTCGGAATCGGAAATACAGGAAGACTTACCTTCAAGCCTTGCTCGGCGGAAGATAAGCTCAAGAATTGGGGAGAATTATGCTTGAAAACCAGACAATCAGAAGGAACGCTTCCCGTAGCCGCATGCAAGTTAGGTAAAAACATATCTTTACAGGACGTTATGGATGAAAGCTCCGCACTAGATCAATTCATAATGGAGCTTTTCGAAAATTCCGGACATCCAACAGCACTGGGTTTGCAAGGCCCTGAAGTTAAAATGAATCCACCAGATAGCGAACCTATGGCGCAATATGATGCTCTTTTGATCATCAGCGCGGAAGGAGAAGCTGACCATGACTGA
- a CDS encoding LysM peptidoglycan-binding domain-containing protein — MKKLILLAVVISLMSAFGCAKKTAPQEEVVVVEETEVVVIEDVVVPPTPMEIYENEYRTLPTSHVVAKGECLWWIAEYQQIYNDPFMWPLIYKANREQIKNPDLIYAGQSLDVPRVGYSLDEVKEARKEAGSSWKDLDPQQNAVVPGEMKAALGYL; from the coding sequence ATGAAAAAACTTATTTTGCTTGCGGTTGTCATCAGCCTCATGTCCGCATTTGGTTGTGCGAAGAAAACTGCACCTCAAGAAGAAGTTGTAGTTGTTGAAGAGACTGAAGTTGTTGTTATCGAGGACGTAGTTGTTCCTCCGACACCAATGGAAATTTACGAAAACGAGTACAGAACTCTTCCTACTTCTCACGTTGTAGCTAAGGGCGAATGTCTCTGGTGGATTGCTGAATACCAGCAGATTTACAATGATCCGTTCATGTGGCCTCTTATTTATAAGGCAAACAGAGAGCAGATCAAAAACCCTGACCTGATTTACGCAGGACAGAGTCTTGATGTTCCTCGCGTAGGATACAGCCTTGATGAAGTTAAAGAAGCACGTAAAGAAGCTGGCTCATCATGGAAGGATCTCGATCCTCAGCAGAATGCTGTTGTTCCCGGCGAAATGAAAGCAGCTCTCGGCTACTTGTAG
- a CDS encoding Lon protease family protein, producing the protein MTAKQLSPSKLRSKLDPAKIQFEDSSAISTSTGAYDPFQPRALQAFRMALAISGSCHNVYLSGESNLGRSYFAREYFELRAANQPVPPDQLYLHNFSDQEKPLAMSLPTGKGKDFKTALSDAVSHIKEKLPSWFEREPHLKAHERISRTFQDERDDLFSDMEELAKDNGFSLEVDDHEGLTLIPLIEGRILSDEEFERLDPDLRKTLRNSADDLLAEVTTILRQISKSEEGFRKDERKLHQESAKELLADLLADLHKDFDQFEKVKDYLKAVEEELLDNIDLFMAKEAAPIALPAGLHIPESSPTDELFARFEVNLLVDNSETKGAPVVIADHPTAFNLLGSIDRESEMGALYTDFTLIRAGAIHKANHGYLIMYAEDILTTPSSWEGLLRALRTGQAKIEDPGDGEQIRTKTLEPEPIPLELTVILIGSEETYELLLYNDERFGKYFKLKAHMQMTAERNAANIRRFVEVLGKVIQDTELLPFGRESLAGIVDFSSRLAEDQKRLSLRIPFMKEMMVEASALARLDGKKSVDLASLDEAIAMRDYRSNLYEDEFMTEYDREVIKVATSGEAVGRANGLSVTMFGDYEFGLPHQIACTVGVGHGGILDLEREARMGGPIHTKGMMIIKSYLVGLFAQNKPIVMTGSLCFEQSYAGIEGDSASGAELATLLSALSGVPIQFKYAFTGAVSQSGSIMAVGGVNRKIEGFYEVCRRRGLNGEQGVLIPADNVVNLMLRHEVVEAVEQGKFHIYPIKTIEEALSILTGVKIGKINGSRKFPLGSLYRKADDRLAELAEIARVSECIKI; encoded by the coding sequence ATGACTGCAAAACAACTATCCCCTTCCAAGCTTAGATCAAAACTTGATCCAGCAAAAATTCAATTTGAAGATAGCTCTGCTATATCTACAAGTACTGGGGCATATGACCCCTTTCAGCCCAGAGCCCTTCAAGCTTTCCGTATGGCGCTTGCCATATCAGGAAGCTGTCACAACGTGTATCTTTCTGGAGAATCAAATCTGGGACGTAGCTATTTCGCACGTGAATATTTTGAACTGAGAGCAGCAAACCAGCCTGTCCCACCGGATCAGCTTTATCTGCATAATTTTTCCGATCAGGAAAAACCTCTCGCGATGTCCCTGCCGACAGGCAAAGGAAAGGATTTTAAAACAGCGCTATCTGATGCTGTTTCGCATATTAAAGAGAAACTTCCTTCGTGGTTTGAGCGCGAGCCGCACCTAAAAGCCCACGAACGCATATCCCGCACCTTTCAGGATGAACGCGATGATTTGTTTTCAGACATGGAAGAACTGGCGAAAGACAACGGTTTCAGCCTTGAAGTGGATGATCACGAGGGGCTCACCTTAATCCCGCTCATCGAAGGTAGAATCCTCAGTGATGAAGAATTCGAGCGTCTCGACCCTGATCTGCGCAAAACTCTACGTAATTCAGCGGATGATCTACTTGCTGAAGTTACTACAATCCTGCGCCAAATAAGCAAAAGTGAAGAAGGATTCCGTAAAGATGAGCGTAAACTTCATCAAGAATCCGCTAAAGAACTTCTGGCTGACTTGCTTGCCGACCTTCATAAAGATTTTGACCAGTTCGAAAAAGTGAAAGATTACCTGAAAGCAGTTGAAGAAGAATTACTCGACAATATTGACCTTTTCATGGCCAAAGAAGCCGCCCCTATAGCCTTGCCAGCGGGACTTCACATCCCTGAGTCGTCTCCTACTGATGAGCTGTTTGCTCGTTTTGAAGTAAACCTGTTGGTCGACAATAGTGAAACTAAAGGTGCGCCTGTAGTCATTGCAGATCACCCCACAGCGTTTAATCTACTTGGTAGCATCGACCGCGAATCAGAAATGGGTGCTTTGTACACCGATTTCACATTAATCCGCGCAGGAGCCATTCATAAGGCCAACCACGGCTATCTTATCATGTATGCCGAAGACATTCTTACTACTCCTTCATCATGGGAAGGACTGCTCAGAGCATTGCGAACAGGTCAGGCTAAGATTGAAGATCCGGGCGATGGCGAACAGATCAGAACTAAAACACTCGAACCGGAACCGATCCCGCTAGAGCTTACCGTTATTCTGATCGGTTCTGAAGAAACATACGAACTTTTGCTCTATAATGACGAAAGATTCGGTAAATATTTCAAACTAAAAGCTCATATGCAAATGACTGCAGAGAGAAACGCTGCGAATATTCGCCGTTTTGTAGAAGTCCTCGGTAAAGTTATTCAGGATACTGAGCTTCTTCCCTTCGGCAGAGAGTCTCTTGCTGGAATTGTGGATTTCTCCAGTAGACTCGCGGAAGATCAAAAACGACTTTCGCTGAGAATTCCGTTCATGAAAGAGATGATGGTAGAAGCTTCTGCCCTTGCTCGTCTCGACGGCAAAAAATCAGTTGACCTTGCTTCTTTAGATGAAGCTATTGCCATGCGCGATTACCGATCCAATCTTTACGAAGATGAATTCATGACCGAATACGACCGTGAAGTTATCAAGGTTGCGACATCAGGTGAGGCTGTTGGTAGAGCCAACGGATTATCTGTTACTATGTTCGGAGATTATGAATTCGGCCTGCCGCACCAGATTGCATGTACTGTCGGGGTTGGACACGGTGGAATTCTTGACCTTGAGCGTGAAGCCCGCATGGGTGGCCCTATTCACACGAAAGGTATGATGATCATCAAAAGCTACCTTGTCGGTCTTTTTGCTCAGAATAAACCAATTGTTATGACTGGTAGTCTCTGTTTCGAGCAAAGCTATGCAGGCATTGAGGGCGATTCCGCTTCAGGAGCCGAGCTGGCAACACTGCTTTCCGCTCTTTCCGGAGTTCCAATCCAATTTAAATATGCCTTCACCGGAGCAGTCAGCCAATCAGGATCAATCATGGCTGTTGGCGGTGTTAACCGTAAAATTGAAGGTTTTTATGAAGTATGTCGCCGTAGAGGTTTAAACGGTGAGCAAGGTGTGCTAATTCCTGCTGATAATGTTGTGAACCTCATGCTCAGACATGAAGTGGTTGAAGCTGTTGAGCAGGGCAAATTCCACATTTACCCAATCAAGACCATCGAAGAAGCGCTTTCAATTCTGACGGGCGTAAAAATCGGCAAAATAAATGGAAGCAGAAAGTTCCCATTGGGATCGCTCTACCGTAAAGCCGATGACAGACTCGCCGAGCTGGCTGAAATTGCCCGCGTGTCTGAATGTATTAAGATATAA
- a CDS encoding AtpZ/AtpI family protein, producing MFFKGNKEAIDLLGNAATIGTHLVCSTFVGMAIGWYLDKWLGTKPWFLLIFLLVGIGAGFKNVFDEVQKIQRKDQRKGPGVNNEDK from the coding sequence GTGTTTTTTAAAGGAAACAAAGAGGCTATTGATCTTCTCGGCAATGCCGCGACAATCGGAACTCATCTTGTTTGTTCTACTTTCGTTGGGATGGCTATCGGGTGGTATCTCGATAAATGGTTGGGAACGAAGCCTTGGTTTCTTCTTATTTTTTTGTTAGTTGGGATTGGCGCAGGGTTCAAGAACGTGTTTGACGAAGTGCAAAAAATCCAGCGAAAGGACCAGCGGAAAGGTCCTGGAGTTAACAATGAAGATAAATAA
- a CDS encoding ATP synthase subunit I, protein MKINKKVESFLHRRGFTHPDVRSLVRNQVYLAAGTCFFAAIAFGFAPWALALAAGAVLTTFNFWSLAKFGQHLAYMRKGAVVSLLIRFYGRMILSGLVIYGLIVWGQCSITALLAGLSTVVVNAIFWGVAGFRQKAKEA, encoded by the coding sequence ATGAAGATAAATAAGAAGGTTGAATCATTCCTCCACAGGCGAGGCTTTACTCATCCGGACGTACGTAGTCTGGTACGCAATCAAGTGTATCTTGCTGCTGGAACATGTTTTTTTGCTGCTATAGCCTTCGGGTTTGCCCCATGGGCACTGGCTTTGGCAGCTGGAGCGGTTCTGACTACGTTCAATTTCTGGTCGCTGGCTAAATTTGGTCAGCATCTGGCGTATATGCGCAAGGGAGCTGTTGTTTCCTTGCTGATTCGTTTCTACGGTCGGATGATCTTATCCGGTCTGGTCATATACGGACTTATTGTTTGGGGGCAGTGTTCAATTACTGCACTTTTGGCCGGGCTTAGTACCGTAGTGGTGAATGCAATATTTTGGGGCGTTGCCGGATTTCGGCAAAAAGCGAAGGAGGCATAA